Part of the Stackebrandtia endophytica genome is shown below.
GGCGAATCCGGCTTCGGTGCCGTGGTAGCCGTTCTCGTAGCCGTGCTGGGGGTCGTGGCGCTGGCGTTCATGTGGCGCAAGATGCCCGAGCCCGAACAGGAGGGGCTGCGCGTCGAGGCACAACACGACCGGGTGATCACCCTGGCCATCGGCGGTATCGCGGCCGGACCGGTCCTGACCGCCCTGTTCGGTTTCCTGGGCAACCCGTTGCTGCTGGCCGGTTCGATCGCGGCCGGGATGATCGTCCTCGGGTTGGCGCTGCTGTATCGCCGTTGATCAGAACGGGCGTCACCGTCAGACGGCGACGCCCGGACCAGGTTAGCCGGCCAGCGAACCGCAGATGTCGGTCAGCGTCGTGAACGCTTCTTCAACGGCCTGGGTGTCGGCCTCGGCGACCGCGGCGGCGTCGCCGTTGAGCAACGCGTTGGCGGTCTCGGCCTGCTCGGCGTAGTCGAGGACGGCCTGCTTGAGGTTCTCGTCGCTGATGCCGTCGGCGACGGTACGCAGTTCGGCGGTGCTGGCGGTCAGGGTCTCGGTGTCACCGGTGACGTTTTGCGAAACTTCGGTGACGGCGGGTACGACTTTGACGCAATCAACGGCGTCGTTGACCTGGGAACACGCGGTCATGCCGGCGAGAACGAGGGCACCACCGGCGACGGCGGCGGCGATGCGGGGGAAGCGAACCACGTGGGTACTCCTGATGTGAGTTGGGTCAACCACGCCAAGGATATCCGCCGAAGCTGAGAGCCTCCCCGCTCGAACCGTTGCGCCGTAGCGACAGTGGTCTCAGAACCCGTCTGGTCGATCCGGGCAGGTTCTTGATGACATGCGCGACCCCTGGCGATGGTCTTGGATGCGTTCCGAGCTGTACCCCCCCGAGGTACGAACAACCAGACGCCCTCTCACACCGCCATGTCGACGAACCGGGACAGGTGCAGCTGCGCGGCGACCGTGATCGTGTCGGTGGCACCGTTACGGTGTTTGGCCACGATGAAGTCGGCCTCACCGGCGCGCGGCGACTCCTTGTCGTAGTAGTCGTCGCGGTGCAACAGGATGACGACGTCGGCATCCTGTTCCAAGCTGCCACTTTCACGAAGGTCTGACAGCTGTGGACGCTTGTCGGTGCGCTGCTCGGGGCCACGGTTCAGCTGCGCCACGGCGATGACCGGGCACTCGACCTCCTTGGCGAGCAGCTTCATGCCTCGGGAGATCTCCGAGACCTCCTGCTGTCGACTCTCGACCCGTTTGGGGGAGCTCATCAGCTGGAGGTAGTCGACGACGATCAGTTTCAGGTTGTGGCGCTGTTTCAGACGGCGGGCCTTGGCCCGGATCTCCATCAGGGTCATCGAAGGGGTGTCGTCGACGAACAGCGGCGCCTCGGCGATCTCACCCATCCGCCGTGCCAGGCGGGTCCAGTCGTCGTCGGAGAGTCCGCCGGACCGCAAGACGTGCAACGGAACCCGGGTCTCGGCCGACAGGACACGCATGACGATCTCGACCTTGCTCATCTCCAGGGAGAACATCGCGGCGGCCTGCTGGTGATGCAGGGAGGCGTGTCGGATGAAGTCCATGGCGGCGGTCGACTTTCCGGCACCGGGACGGCCGGCCACGATGATCAACTGCCCGGGTTGCAGTCCGTTGAGCAGCCGGTCCAGGTCGGCGAACCCGGTGGGCACCCCGGTCATGGCGCCGCCGGACTCACCGACGGCCTCGATCTCATCCAGAGTGGGTTGCAGCAGTTCCGACAGCACCGCGAAGTCTTCGCTGACCCGCCGCTCGGTCACGTCGTAGACGGCCTGTTGCGCCAAGTCGACCAGGTCGTCGATGTCACGGCCACCGCCGGAGGCGGCACCGTATCCCAATTGGACGACCCGGGTGCCGGCTTCGATCAACCGGCGAAGCACGGCCCGCTCGGACACGATGCGGGCGTAGTAGGAGGCGTTGGCGGCGGTCGGAACCGAGGAGATCAGGGTGTGTAGGTAGGGTGCGCCGCCGATCTTTCCCAGGTCGCCGGAATCGGTGAGTGCGGCGGCCAGGGTGATCGCATCGGCCGGTTCGCCTCGGGCGTACTTGTCGCAGATCGCGTCGTAGATGATCGCGTGGGCGGGCTTGTAGAAGTCTTCGGTGTTGAGGATTTCGACGACGTCGGCGACGGCGTCCTTGCTCAACAGCATTCCTCCGAGGGTGCACTGTTCGGCCAGGACGTCCTGCGGTGGTGTGCGTTCGTACTCGATACCCGGTTCAGGGGGCAGCGGCACGTCATCGTCGTGTGTGGCCAATCGTGGCCTGGCTTTGGCGGCACCATCGTCCATGTGAACCACCCCCGTCCTCTGATCTTTCTACTGGCGACCTACGACAGATCACACTGCAAGGTCTGACCTTATGGCGCGGTTTGTCAGTCGGCAAACCAGCCTGTGGATAACTGTGTGGATAACCTGTGGACAACCGGTGGACAAGCTGTGGATAACCATGTGGGTAAGGTGTGGATTTCGCCATAGACCAGCATGGGCGGACATCGTGTCCAGGGATTTCGTTATCCACAGGCTGTGGATAGAAGATTCTGGATGACGGTGTGTCGCCGGGTGCCACCATGGCACGGTCGGCCGATGGCGCAGATGTTTTCGGACCCGGACACTGGATGACTGTGGATACACCCGACAGACGTGAAGAGGAGGCCCCGGCGGATGCGACCGGGGAGCGAGCCTTCGCGCCCACATTGATCGCGACGGTCGCCTGGTACGTGCTGCCGGCCGTCGTCTACGTCGGCTGGGTGTTCAGTTTCGGCGCCAGTTCCTGCGAGGGTCTCCCCTGTGGCCGGTTCGAGCAGGCGTTTCGAGGCCTGTCCGGCGCCATGCCGTGGGCTTTTCCGTCGCTGGCGCTCAGCCTCCTCATCGCGGTGCTGTTGCGGTTGCCCGCGGTGGGTTGGCGGGCGGGTGCCACCGGGACGGCGGCGGCGATTCTGGGCGCGGGGTTGACCACCGCGATCCTGCGCAGCGTCGGCTACGACATCGGGTGATGTTCGGGTGACATGAAAAAGCCGGTCCGCACGGTGGTTCACCGTGCGGACCGGCCGACCAAGACGTACGTCTCAAGTGGATGGATACCGCCCATCCGGGTTTGGTCGAGTGGCTTCGGTAACGAGAAGTCGTTACTTCTTGGCCGCCACCACGTCCAGGTTGAAGCTCGCCTGCACCTCGGGGTGCAGCTTGATCGTCACCTTGAAGGTACCGACCGACTTGATGTGGCCGGGCAGTTCGAGACGACGACGGTCCAGCTTCGGTCCACCGGCCGACTCGACCGCTTCCACGATCTCGGCGGGGGTGATCGAACCGAACAGGCGGCCACCGGTGCCGGCGCGAGCCACAATACGAACCTTGACCGCCTTCAGCTGGTCGCGGATCTCGGTGGCGTGCTCGGCATCGCGGACGTCACGCGCCGCGCGGGCGCGCTTGATCGTCTGCACCTGCTTCTCGCCGCCCTTGGTCCAAGAGATGGCGTGGCCCTGCGGAAGCAGGTAGTTGCGGCCGTAACCGTTCTTGACCTCGACGATGTCGCCGGGCGAGCCCAGACCGGACACTTCCTGAGTCAGGATGATCTTCATTCTCCGGCCTCCTATCGGGTCTGGCTGGTGTACGGCAGCAGAGCCATCTCGCGGGCGTTCTTGACGGCGCGAGCGATCTGACGCTGTTGTTGAGCGGTGACACCGGTCACCCGACGCGCACGGATCTTGCCGCGGTCGGAGATGAACTTGCGCAGCAGCGCGGTGTCTTTGAAGTCGATGTAAGTGATGCCCTCTTTGTCGAGCGGGTTCGACTTCTTCTTCGGCTTGCGAACGGGCGCAGCCTTTGCCATGAGTGTTGCCTTTCCATACCGTCGTGAAGCTCGCACTTCACGCGAAGAGTGTGAACCGTTGGTTAGAACGGTGGTTCGTCATCGAAGCCGCCGCCACCGGAACGTCCGGCGGGAGCGGGTGAAGCGGTCGCCCACGGGTCGTCGGAGGGCGCGCCACCGCCGGAGCGGGAGCCGCCGCCACCACCGGCGCCACGGGAGACCTTCTGGACCTTCGCGGTCGCATACCGCAAAGACGGGCCGATCTCGTCGACCTCCAGTTCGAAGACGGTGCGCTTCTCGCCTTCCCGGGTTTCGTAGGAGCGCTGACGCAGCCGCCCCTGAACGATGATCCGGCTGCCGCGAGACAGGGTCTCGGCGACATTCTCGGCGAGGTTGCGCCATGCGTTGCAACTGAGGAACATCGCCTCACCGTCGCGCCATTCGCCGGATGCCCGGTCGAAGGTGCGTGGCGTCGAGGCGACCCGGAACTTGGCTACGGCGGCACCCGAGGGGGTGTATCGCAGTTCAGGGTCCTCAGTCAGGTTGCCGATGACGGTGATGACAGTTTCGCCTGCCATGACCTCTCCTTCTGCATAGGTCCGGCCTTGGCCGGTGGTCTGTTATCGCAGTTCGGGTCGCAGCACCTTGGTACGCATGATCGACTCGCTGAGTCGCATCTGCCGCTCGAGCTCGGCAACCGCGGCCGGTTCGGCCTGGATGTCGACGACGGCGTAGATGCCTTCACTCTTCTTGTTCATCTCGTAGGAGAGGCGACGACGGCCCCACACGTCGAGCTTTTCCACCGAGCCGCCGGAGCTGCTGATGACTTTGAGGAACGACTCGAGAGTCGGGGTGACCTGACGCTCTTCCAGGTCGGGATCGAGGATCACCATTACTTCATAGTGACGCAAGACTCTTCCACCTCCTGTGGTCTCATCGGCCGCGGTCGTTCCGCGGCAGGAGGGTCTCACGGTGCCTTCGCATGGAACGGAGGCAACCGAGTAAGACTACCTGGTGGTCGACTGTCGATCCGAACTGCCGTACCTGGTCAGGCTAGGGGGATGGTGTGACATCGGCGACGAGCGCGAGGCTGGGCACCGCAGGCATGTGAAGGGACCACCCGCAGCGGAGGCGGGTGGTCCCTTCGTGGTGAATCGGTGATCACCGGACCGTGATCGGTCGGGTGTCAGCCCATGTTGGCGTCGGCGCCACCGTGGCTTCCGGCGCCCGCGACGCCCAGGATGCCGATCGCGTTGCCGCTGATGTCGATCGGGATCTGGATCGGCAGCTTCAGCTGGTTGCCGTTGAGGATTCCGTTGTTGCCGGCGGAGACCATGTCACCGCTGTCCTCCGGGTGTCCGGCGGACTCGGTGGACTGTCCGGACTGGTCGGCGCCCATGGCCCGCGCGTCGGCCGGCGTCGAAGTGGTGCCGCCCTGGTTGGCGAGGTCCGCCGTGGCGAGGCCGTCGGTCGGCAGAGCGTTGGTCAGTCCGCTGACGACGTCGCCGCCGGGCAGCTGGCCGGCCAGCTGGGTGACGGTGTCGGTGCCGGGCAGGTTGCCGAGCTCCTCGACCTGAGCCGACTCGTGGCCGTAGCCCGAGCCGATGTTGGCGTCGGCGCCACCGTGGCAGCCGGCACCCGCGACGCCCAGCACCGCGATGGCGTTGCCGCAGACGTTGATCGGGATCTGGATCGGCGCCTGAACCTGGTTACCGTTGCCGATTCCCTGGTTTCCGGCGGTCACCATGTCGCCCAGGCCACCCGACTCCAGGTTCGCGTCGGCGCCACCGTGGCAGCCGGCACCCGCGACACCGGCAACGGCGATGGCGTTGCCACAGACGTTGATCGGAACCTGAATCGGCGCCTGAATCTGGTTGCCGTTGAGGACACCGTTGTTGCCGGCGGAGACCATGTCGCCGAGGCCTCCGGCGGTGGCGGTTCCTCCGGCGAACAGGAGCAGTCCGGCGGCGATGGCGCCGGTCTGCATCGTGCGGCGCGCCCATGTCTTGGTCATTACGTGTCTACCTTCCTCAGTGTGTGGTTGGTGAACCGTGTGACAGCCACCTGTCCGACGTGGACGGCGGGACAAACCTTTCCGAAGTGGTCTGTCCGGTCGGATGTCCCGCCGTCGTGCCACGCCGTCGGTGATGCTGTCGGCTATGCGTTGTGGTTAAGGACGACTGATTAGCCGAGGTTGGCGTCGGAGCCGCCGTGGCTTCCGGCGCCCGCGACACCGGCGACGGCGATGGCGTTGCCGCTGATGTCGACCGGGACCTGCACGGGCAGCTGCAGCTGGGTTCCGTTGAGGATTCCCTGGTTGCCGGCGGAGACCATGTCACCGAGCGTTCCGCCTTCGGCCTTGCCGTAGGAGGCGCTTTCGAGGTTCGCGTCGGAGCCACCGTGGCAGCCCGCTCCCGCGACACCCACCAGGGCGCCGATGGCGTTGCCGCACACGTCGACGGGAACCTGGATCGGGGCCTGCAGCTGGGTTCCGTTCAGGACACCGTTGTTGCCGGCGGAGACCATGTCGCCCAGGCCGCTCTCGGTCTTGCCGTAGTGGCCGGACTCGATCTCGGCGTCGGCGCCACCGTGGCAGCCGGCACCCGCGGCACCGACGACGGCGATGGCGTTGCCGCACACGTCGATCGGAACCTGGATCGGGGCCTGCAGCTGGGTTCCGTTCAGGACACCGTTGTTGCCCGACGAGACCATGTCACCGAGGGTTCCGCCTTCGGCCTTGCCGTAGGAGGCGCTTTCCAGGTTCGCGTCGGAGCCACCGTGGCAGCCCGCTCCCGCGACACCCACCAGGGCGCCCACCGCGTTACCGCACACGTTGATCGGAACCTGGATCGGGGCAACGACCTGGTTGCCGTTGGCAACGCCCTGGTTGCCGGTGCTGACGATGTCGGTTCCAGCGTGAGCCGCACCGCCGGCCATGAGGACGGCGCCGGCAGCCATTGCACCGACGAGCGACGCGTTACGCAGAATGCGCTTGGACATGAGTATTTGTTGCCTCTCTCGTTTCTTTGACTTGCTGGCGTGGCACGTCTTGTTTCGATCGTTGCGGTTCAACGCCGGTAATGTGCCGTTTTGTCAGGTTCTCCTGGCTGGTTGTCGCAAGTGAACCATGTAGAACTGTCTGATGTGGCCAGTCCGAGCGAAGTCTCTTCAGGTGCGGCGCGCGCTGTGCTGGCGCGGTCGGGTAACCGCCGCCGGCCTGCGTCGAGACATTGCTCGGGGCCTGCCTTCGCGCTGGGCGCGCGAGTTGAAAGCTGGCGGTTACTGGTTAGTCAGGGGAGACGGCCGGGTCTTCCACGTGATCGGGCAACTGCCCGAATGTGGCCGTCCTGGGTGTAACGCGTGACACCTGCGCGTTACGGTCAGTGTGGACGAACGTGCACCGTCCGGCCCCACTGTCGTACGGGGAGCACCCGGTCGGAAATCCTCCGGTCGAGGCGCCCCCGGTGGTGGCAATCCCTGGATCTGGTTGCCCCAGGACTCGGAACGGTCCGCTGGAACGGTCGCGCCGGTCGGCGCCTCCGGTCCAATTCGGCTGTTCCGAATCGATGCCGTCCGTTCCGGCGGTGAACTGCTCAGCGGAAGCGTTCGGGCCGGAGTTTCGAACGGACGCGTCACGGTCGACGGTGTGCTGCCGAGCCGGATGGAATCCGGCCGGGCCGGTCGGAACCGGCAACCCGAACATTCCCGACGTCGCCGGCGCGGCCGGCGTCAGCAACGTCCCCACCTGATCCGCCGCGGCCGCGACGGGACGGGTGAGTCCGATCAATGTCGTCAGTGGACCGCCTGTCGAATCCAGTCGCCCATTGGCTGGTCCGACGGTGGTCAACGGAGCGGTGATCGGTCGGGCGATGCGCTCCAACGAATCCGTGACCGGTTGAGCCGCGGACAACAATGTGCCGACCGGGCCCTGCGAGGTCACGTTGGAGTTGTCCACCGGAGCGGACAGTTCGTTGGCGGTTGGGTTCAGCGGTTCACCGTCATCGGTGTCGCGAGCGACCGCATCAGCGGATGTGGTCGCGGTAGAAGTCGCCTTATCAGCGTCATTCCCCGAGATCGTGGTCAGCAGTGTTCCCGGTACATCGAGAACCGACGCGGTCGCCGACTCCAGCTGGTTGACTGGGGCCAGCGCGGCCTGCTCTGGCGCTGCGGCGGCGGTGCCGGTGTTCGATGTGGACGCGGGGACAAAGCCGGACACGTTCTCGCTGTCTTGCGCGGGACCGGCGATGGGGTCAGCATGCGCGGCGGCGACGCCCGCCAGCCAAGCGGCTCCGGCAACACCGGCCAGCAGCACCACGCGAACGAGTGGGAGTGCCCATGACCGAGCAACACGACGACTGTCGCGCCCCCACCGGCCCAGCACCTTCACGGTTCCTCCACGAAGTGACAAATGGT
Proteins encoded:
- the dnaB gene encoding replicative DNA helicase is translated as MDDGAAKARPRLATHDDDVPLPPEPGIEYERTPPQDVLAEQCTLGGMLLSKDAVADVVEILNTEDFYKPAHAIIYDAICDKYARGEPADAITLAAALTDSGDLGKIGGAPYLHTLISSVPTAANASYYARIVSERAVLRRLIEAGTRVVQLGYGAASGGGRDIDDLVDLAQQAVYDVTERRVSEDFAVLSELLQPTLDEIEAVGESGGAMTGVPTGFADLDRLLNGLQPGQLIIVAGRPGAGKSTAAMDFIRHASLHHQQAAAMFSLEMSKVEIVMRVLSAETRVPLHVLRSGGLSDDDWTRLARRMGEIAEAPLFVDDTPSMTLMEIRAKARRLKQRHNLKLIVVDYLQLMSSPKRVESRQQEVSEISRGMKLLAKEVECPVIAVAQLNRGPEQRTDKRPQLSDLRESGSLEQDADVVILLHRDDYYDKESPRAGEADFIVAKHRNGATDTITVAAQLHLSRFVDMAV
- the rplI gene encoding 50S ribosomal protein L9; the protein is MKIILTQEVSGLGSPGDIVEVKNGYGRNYLLPQGHAISWTKGGEKQVQTIKRARAARDVRDAEHATEIRDQLKAVKVRIVARAGTGGRLFGSITPAEIVEAVESAGGPKLDRRRLELPGHIKSVGTFKVTIKLHPEVQASFNLDVVAAKK
- the rpsR gene encoding 30S ribosomal protein S18; amino-acid sequence: MAKAAPVRKPKKKSNPLDKEGITYIDFKDTALLRKFISDRGKIRARRVTGVTAQQQRQIARAVKNAREMALLPYTSQTR
- a CDS encoding single-stranded DNA-binding protein — encoded protein: MAGETVITVIGNLTEDPELRYTPSGAAVAKFRVASTPRTFDRASGEWRDGEAMFLSCNAWRNLAENVAETLSRGSRIIVQGRLRQRSYETREGEKRTVFELEVDEIGPSLRYATAKVQKVSRGAGGGGGSRSGGGAPSDDPWATASPAPAGRSGGGGFDDEPPF
- the rpsF gene encoding 30S ribosomal protein S6, producing MRHYEVMVILDPDLEERQVTPTLESFLKVISSSGGSVEKLDVWGRRRLSYEMNKKSEGIYAVVDIQAEPAAVAELERQMRLSESIMRTKVLRPELR
- a CDS encoding chaplin → MTKTWARRTMQTGAIAAGLLLFAGGTATAGGLGDMVSAGNNGVLNGNQIQAPIQVPINVCGNAIAVAGVAGAGCHGGADANLESGGLGDMVTAGNQGIGNGNQVQAPIQIPINVCGNAIAVLGVAGAGCHGGADANIGSGYGHESAQVEELGNLPGTDTVTQLAGQLPGGDVVSGLTNALPTDGLATADLANQGGTTSTPADARAMGADQSGQSTESAGHPEDSGDMVSAGNNGILNGNQLKLPIQIPIDISGNAIGILGVAGAGSHGGADANMG
- a CDS encoding chaplin, translated to MSKRILRNASLVGAMAAGAVLMAGGAAHAGTDIVSTGNQGVANGNQVVAPIQVPINVCGNAVGALVGVAGAGCHGGSDANLESASYGKAEGGTLGDMVSSGNNGVLNGTQLQAPIQVPIDVCGNAIAVVGAAGAGCHGGADAEIESGHYGKTESGLGDMVSAGNNGVLNGTQLQAPIQVPVDVCGNAIGALVGVAGAGCHGGSDANLESASYGKAEGGTLGDMVSAGNQGILNGTQLQLPVQVPVDISGNAIAVAGVAGAGSHGGSDANLG